A DNA window from Halorubrum sp. DM2 contains the following coding sequences:
- a CDS encoding metal-dependent hydrolase translates to MLPTHVLAGMLLAAPLVRVAPELAPVGFAAGFLGGLFPDLDMYTGHRKTFHYPVYYSALAVPATLAALLAPSTVTVAVALFLLGAALHSVADVFGGGLELRPWEGNSDRAVYDHYREEWVAPHRGVRYDGAVEDLAICVALAIPLLLLVNSPLREVVIGTVVVAAVYAVLRRRLAEIAAALIRLLPDALDPYLPERYR, encoded by the coding sequence ATGCTCCCGACCCACGTGCTCGCGGGGATGCTCCTCGCGGCCCCGCTGGTTCGGGTCGCGCCGGAGCTGGCCCCGGTCGGGTTCGCCGCCGGCTTCCTCGGCGGTCTCTTCCCCGACCTCGACATGTACACCGGGCACCGCAAGACGTTCCACTACCCCGTCTACTACTCCGCGCTCGCGGTTCCGGCGACGCTGGCCGCGCTCCTCGCTCCCTCCACGGTCACCGTCGCCGTCGCCCTCTTCCTCCTCGGGGCGGCGCTCCACAGCGTCGCCGACGTGTTCGGCGGCGGCTTGGAGCTCCGGCCGTGGGAGGGCAACTCCGACCGCGCGGTGTACGATCACTACCGCGAGGAGTGGGTCGCCCCGCACCGCGGCGTCCGGTACGACGGCGCGGTCGAGGACCTCGCGATCTGCGTCGCGCTAGCGATCCCCCTCCTCCTCTTGGTCAACAGCCCGCTCCGCGAGGTCGTGATCGGCACGGTCGTCGTCGCGGCCGTGTACGCCGTCCTGCGCCGACGCCTCGCGGAGATCGCGGCGGCGCTGATCCGGCTGCTCCCCGACGCCCTCGACCCCTACCTCCCCGAGCGGTATCGGTGA
- the thyA gene encoding thymidylate synthase, producing the protein MQQYLDLVDDALSTGTYKPNRTGVDTIATFSGQYTIDLAEGFPLLTTKKMDGYRWNSLIHEVLWYLSGEEHIRNLREETKIWDAWADDEGKLDTAYGRFWRRYPVPADDAALPGETWPDDAHRWVTVEEADDGTERRTFDQIGYVLDTLAENPHSRRMVVNAWHPANAAVSTLPPCHYSFVVNVQDGRLNLHLTQRSGDIALGVPFNIAAYALLANALAQRTGFEVGEFGHTVVDAHVYCGRGDRGKWYANNLKYVQERLANVESKEEYLDVKSWVERTAPDEPNGQEGYDHVPGLLEQLSRTPRDRPRIEIADAPLDELTYDDVELVDYESTDGISFAVAE; encoded by the coding sequence ATGCAACAGTACCTCGACCTCGTCGACGACGCGCTCTCGACGGGCACGTACAAGCCGAACCGGACCGGCGTCGACACCATCGCGACGTTCAGCGGGCAGTACACGATCGACCTCGCCGAGGGGTTCCCGCTCTTGACTACGAAGAAGATGGACGGCTACCGGTGGAACTCGCTCATCCACGAGGTGTTGTGGTACCTCTCCGGCGAGGAACACATCCGGAATCTCCGCGAGGAGACGAAGATCTGGGACGCGTGGGCCGACGACGAGGGGAAGCTCGACACCGCGTACGGCCGGTTCTGGCGACGTTATCCGGTTCCGGCGGACGACGCCGCGCTCCCCGGCGAGACGTGGCCCGACGACGCGCACCGCTGGGTCACCGTCGAGGAGGCCGACGACGGGACGGAACGCCGCACGTTCGATCAGATAGGGTACGTCCTCGACACGCTGGCGGAGAACCCCCACTCGCGCCGGATGGTCGTGAACGCGTGGCACCCGGCGAACGCCGCCGTCTCGACGCTGCCGCCCTGCCACTACAGCTTCGTGGTGAACGTCCAGGACGGGCGGCTCAATCTCCATCTCACGCAGCGCTCGGGCGACATCGCGCTCGGCGTCCCGTTCAACATCGCGGCGTACGCGCTGCTCGCGAACGCACTCGCCCAGCGGACCGGCTTCGAGGTCGGCGAGTTCGGTCACACCGTCGTCGACGCCCACGTCTACTGCGGCCGCGGCGACCGCGGGAAGTGGTACGCGAACAACCTGAAGTACGTCCAAGAGCGGCTCGCGAACGTCGAGAGCAAAGAGGAGTACCTCGACGTGAAAAGCTGGGTCGAGCGCACCGCGCCCGACGAGCCGAACGGTCAGGAGGGGTACGACCACGTGCCCGGCCTGCTCGAACAGCTCTCGCGGACGCCCCGCGACCGCCCGCGGATCGAGATCGCGGACGCACCGCTCGACGAACTGACCTACGACGATGTCGAACTCGTCGACTACGAGAGCACGGACGGCATCTCGTTCGCGGTCGCGGAGTGA
- a CDS encoding dihydrofolate reductase, whose product MAGDDADPDLVLVAAVAENGVIGDDDGMPWHYPADLAHFKRLTTGHPVIVGRKTYEGIRDRLGGPLPDRTSVVMTTRSIDDADLSDGAVVAHDLDEAVSRATADAADRGVDAVYVIGGATVYEQFLDRADRLVITEIPERPGGDARFPEWDAEEWTETDREAEDDLAFVTYERRGAN is encoded by the coding sequence ATGGCGGGCGACGACGCCGATCCCGACCTCGTCCTCGTCGCCGCGGTCGCCGAGAACGGCGTGATCGGCGACGACGACGGGATGCCGTGGCACTACCCCGCGGATCTGGCGCACTTCAAGCGGCTCACGACCGGCCACCCGGTGATCGTCGGCCGGAAGACGTACGAGGGGATCAGAGACCGGCTCGGCGGCCCGCTCCCCGACCGGACCAGCGTCGTGATGACGACGCGGTCGATCGACGACGCGGACCTCTCGGACGGCGCGGTCGTCGCACACGACCTCGATGAGGCCGTCTCTCGCGCGACCGCGGACGCCGCCGACCGCGGCGTCGACGCCGTCTACGTCATCGGCGGCGCGACGGTGTACGAGCAGTTCCTCGACCGCGCCGACCGGCTGGTGATCACCGAGATCCCCGAGCGTCCCGGCGGCGACGCGCGCTTCCCCGAGTGGGACGCCGAGGAATGGACCGAAACCGACCGCGAGGCGGAGGACGACCTCGCGTTCGTCACCTACGAGCGACGCGGCGCGAACTGA
- a CDS encoding thiol-disulfide oxidoreductase DCC family protein: protein MDGDIPEDAAIILFDGVCNLCSGFVQFVHPRDPEGKYRFASLQSEVGQALLAEHDLPTDEIESIVLIEDGESYVKSAAVIRIATGLGGRYRLLSPFRYVPAPVRDRVYDFVAEHRYRWFGKKDRCMMPSGDVESRFIE from the coding sequence ATGGACGGGGACATCCCGGAGGACGCCGCGATCATACTGTTCGACGGCGTCTGTAACCTCTGTAGCGGGTTCGTACAGTTCGTCCACCCCCGCGACCCGGAGGGGAAGTACCGGTTCGCCTCCCTCCAGTCCGAGGTCGGACAGGCGCTGCTGGCCGAACACGACCTCCCGACCGACGAGATCGAGTCGATCGTCCTGATCGAGGACGGCGAGAGCTACGTGAAGTCGGCGGCGGTCATTCGGATCGCGACGGGACTCGGCGGCCGCTACCGGCTGCTCTCCCCGTTCCGATACGTCCCCGCGCCGGTCCGCGACCGCGTGTACGACTTCGTCGCCGAGCACCGATACCGCTGGTTCGGCAAGAAGGACCGATGTATGATGCCGTCAGGGGACGTGGAGTCGCGGTTCATCGAGTGA
- a CDS encoding HTTM domain-containing protein, which yields MARSLSVAGVRSRFSAVVRRLSAAVAARASVDRRALAAFRIGLGTLLIADLLRRSRSLSAFYTDYGVLPRRALVADYSELYSLHALSGEPWAVASLFAVAGAVALALAVGYRTRLATVASWLLLLSLQARNPMVLNAGDALLAMLLFWGIFLPLGARWSVDAIGRSDAENPGDGVMPAAVDEATSEPGPSTGGSRGAAVATVASLGVLLQMLVMYVTNGVHKLEGDLWMGGEAVAYVMQADQFTYLLGNHIAAFPGLLRAATYVWVALLFASPLLVLLTGFPRAAVASVFVGTHLGMAVTMRIDLFPVIAVVGFVPFYQTPVWDAAERAVDRFGPSTDLDRWRTHLASVGRTLTSLDASLPRLTRNDRLDDLSSGVRAGIERGRPLFSTVIPVFFVVLIVLSSAQSVGYGEVPDPGEEVLETVEMDQHWQMFAPEPVRTTRWFVAPGTLENGSERDVLHDGEVSMDRPPDVDATYPSARWRKYLSNVYSGDNEKHRSYLAHYLCEEWNRTHATGVENVTVYQLYERTDPYNGSVQAANEFEMIEYDCSGEFVQNG from the coding sequence ATGGCTCGAAGCCTCTCGGTCGCGGGCGTCCGGTCGCGGTTCTCGGCCGTCGTTCGACGGCTCTCGGCGGCGGTCGCCGCGCGGGCCTCGGTCGACCGGCGCGCGCTCGCCGCCTTCCGGATCGGGCTCGGAACGCTGCTGATCGCCGACCTGCTCCGGCGCTCGCGCTCGCTTTCCGCCTTCTACACCGACTACGGCGTGCTCCCGCGACGCGCGCTGGTCGCCGACTACTCGGAGCTGTACTCGCTCCACGCGCTCTCCGGCGAACCGTGGGCCGTCGCGTCGCTGTTCGCGGTCGCGGGCGCTGTCGCCCTCGCGCTGGCCGTCGGCTACCGGACGCGGCTCGCGACGGTCGCCTCGTGGCTGCTGTTGCTCTCGCTTCAGGCCCGGAACCCGATGGTGTTGAACGCGGGCGACGCCCTGCTGGCGATGCTGCTCTTCTGGGGCATCTTCCTCCCGCTCGGCGCGCGCTGGTCGGTTGACGCGATCGGGCGATCGGACGCCGAAAACCCCGGCGACGGCGTGATGCCCGCCGCCGTCGACGAGGCGACGTCGGAACCCGGTCCCTCCACGGGGGGATCGCGCGGGGCCGCCGTGGCGACGGTCGCCTCGCTGGGAGTGCTCCTCCAGATGCTGGTGATGTACGTGACGAACGGCGTCCACAAGCTCGAGGGGGACCTCTGGATGGGTGGCGAGGCGGTCGCGTACGTCATGCAGGCGGACCAGTTCACCTACCTCCTCGGCAACCACATCGCCGCGTTCCCCGGTCTGCTGCGCGCGGCCACGTACGTGTGGGTCGCACTGCTTTTCGCCTCGCCGCTGCTGGTCCTCCTCACGGGCTTCCCGCGCGCCGCGGTCGCCTCGGTTTTCGTCGGCACCCACCTCGGGATGGCGGTCACGATGCGGATCGACCTGTTCCCCGTCATCGCCGTCGTCGGCTTCGTCCCGTTCTACCAGACGCCGGTCTGGGACGCCGCGGAGCGCGCGGTCGACCGGTTCGGGCCGTCGACGGACCTCGACCGTTGGCGTACGCACCTCGCATCCGTCGGGCGGACGCTCACCTCGCTCGACGCGTCGCTGCCCCGGCTAACACGGAACGACCGCCTCGACGACCTCTCGAGCGGTGTCCGAGCGGGAATCGAACGCGGTCGCCCGCTCTTCTCGACGGTCATTCCCGTCTTCTTCGTCGTGTTGATCGTCCTCTCGAGCGCGCAGTCGGTCGGCTACGGCGAGGTTCCGGACCCCGGCGAGGAGGTCTTAGAGACCGTCGAGATGGACCAGCACTGGCAGATGTTCGCGCCCGAGCCGGTTCGCACGACGCGGTGGTTCGTCGCGCCCGGAACCCTCGAAAACGGGAGCGAGCGGGACGTGCTCCACGACGGCGAGGTCTCCATGGACCGGCCGCCCGACGTTGACGCGACCTATCCCTCCGCGCGCTGGCGAAAATACCTCTCGAACGTCTACTCGGGAGACAACGAGAAGCACCGCTCGTACCTCGCGCACTACCTCTGTGAGGAGTGGAACCGGACCCACGCGACCGGCGTCGAGAACGTCACCGTCTACCAGCTGTACGAGCGGACCGACCCGTACAACGGGAGCGTCCAGGCCGCGAACGAGTTCGAGATGATCG